The following coding sequences lie in one Phycicoccus duodecadis genomic window:
- the smc gene encoding chromosome segregation protein SMC: MYLKTLTLKGFKSFASATTMRLEPGITCVVGPNGSGKSNVVDALAWVMGEQGAKSLRGGKMEDVIFAGTSGRPPLGRAEVSLTIDNTDGALPIEYTEVTITRTMFRGGGSEYAINGTSCRLLDVQELLSDSGLGREMHVIVGQGQLDTVLRATPEERRGFIEEAAGVLKHRRRKERTLRKLEQMEGNLTRVQDLTGEIRRQLGPLGRQAEAARRAAVVQAEARDARLRLLADDLVQLTAVVEKEEADETALLERRRAVEEALASVRARVAEVEARAAEAAPELGRAQDRVVRLQSLRDRLESTASVAAERVRLLSQDEEHEATSGRDPDELRAQAARAREAEELLLAEVAETTEALQDAVAEREAAEAAFTAEQQRLARRARAAADRREGLAKLAGQVGARRSRIEAGEAEIGRLRALAAEARQRATEAEREFAHLEGGIAHEEEGEEGLDTRYETAAAALAAAEAEIVALQTAEREAERDRSSAQARLEALEMSLRRKDGAATLLEAADDEHGIIGTVAALLHVRGGHEAAVAAALGWASEALAVSSADAAAAAFSTLREQDAGRASLLVGATAVPADPGSWPDLGGDAVWARDVVEAPDTVRPAVEQLLERVALVPTAAHALALVDRHPGITAVTADGDVHGPGWARGGSSAGASLLEVQAAVEETRTTLDEAGARVERSRFALAAARERERAAADDVDAALEALHESDARMAAVAERLGALGASVRTSSAEAERAERAIAAARENLESDRVELEALSTRLAEAEEQPADDDTDPSTDERDRLELEASRARTAETEVRLALRTTEERARALKGRADSLEGAARNEIAARERLRERRERRRREAEVAAAVHEAAGWAGHRVSTALARAALLRDAAETQRAERDRVAATLRTELTGVQDELRDLTDAAHRDEMARARQLARIEQLQARAIEELGIDPDVLTAEYGPDRPVPHVAGPDDDPAAVPEPVPYVREDQEKRLRRAERALGQLGRVNPLALEEYAALEERHTFLTTQLEDLKRSKRDLLDIVKEVDERVEQVFTEAYRDTERQFERVFERLFPGGEGRLVLTDPDHMLTTGIEVEARPPGKKVKRLSLLSGGERSLVAVALLVAIFKARPSPFYIMDEVEAALDDTNLGRLITLFEELRDSSQLIVITHQKRTMEVADALYGVSMRGDGVTTVVSQRIRDVAATA; encoded by the coding sequence ATGTACCTCAAGACGCTGACCCTCAAGGGGTTCAAGTCGTTCGCCTCGGCGACGACGATGCGCCTCGAGCCCGGCATCACCTGCGTCGTCGGCCCCAACGGCTCCGGCAAGTCCAACGTCGTCGACGCCCTCGCCTGGGTCATGGGCGAGCAGGGAGCCAAGAGCCTGCGCGGCGGCAAGATGGAGGACGTCATCTTCGCCGGGACCTCCGGCCGGCCTCCGCTGGGCCGGGCCGAGGTCAGCCTGACCATCGACAACACCGACGGCGCCCTGCCGATCGAGTACACCGAGGTCACGATCACCCGCACGATGTTCCGCGGCGGCGGCTCCGAGTACGCCATCAACGGCACCTCCTGCCGGCTGCTCGACGTCCAGGAGCTGCTCAGCGACTCCGGGCTCGGGCGCGAGATGCACGTCATCGTCGGGCAGGGCCAGCTCGACACCGTCCTGCGGGCCACCCCCGAGGAGCGTCGCGGCTTCATCGAGGAGGCGGCCGGGGTGCTCAAGCACCGCCGCCGCAAGGAGCGCACGCTGCGCAAGCTGGAGCAGATGGAGGGCAACCTCACCCGCGTCCAGGACCTCACCGGCGAGATCCGGCGCCAGCTCGGGCCGCTGGGGCGCCAGGCCGAGGCTGCGCGCCGCGCCGCCGTCGTGCAGGCCGAGGCGCGCGACGCCCGCCTGCGCCTGCTGGCCGACGACCTCGTGCAGCTCACCGCCGTGGTCGAGAAGGAGGAGGCCGACGAGACCGCCCTCCTCGAGCGTCGCCGCGCCGTCGAGGAGGCGCTCGCCTCGGTACGGGCGAGGGTCGCCGAGGTCGAGGCCCGCGCCGCCGAGGCCGCCCCCGAGCTCGGCCGCGCCCAGGACCGGGTCGTGCGGCTGCAGAGCCTGCGCGACCGCCTCGAGTCCACGGCGTCGGTCGCCGCCGAGCGGGTGCGCCTGCTGTCGCAGGACGAGGAGCACGAGGCCACCTCCGGGCGCGACCCCGACGAGCTGCGTGCCCAGGCTGCCCGCGCCCGCGAGGCCGAGGAGCTCCTGCTGGCCGAGGTGGCCGAGACCACCGAGGCCCTCCAGGACGCCGTGGCCGAGCGCGAAGCCGCCGAGGCCGCCTTCACCGCCGAGCAGCAGCGCCTCGCGCGACGGGCCCGGGCCGCCGCCGACCGCCGTGAGGGCCTGGCGAAGCTCGCCGGCCAGGTGGGCGCCCGCCGCAGCCGCATCGAGGCGGGGGAGGCCGAGATCGGCCGCCTGCGCGCACTGGCCGCCGAGGCCCGCCAGCGCGCCACCGAGGCCGAGCGCGAGTTCGCCCACCTCGAGGGCGGCATCGCCCACGAGGAGGAGGGCGAGGAGGGGCTCGACACCCGCTACGAGACGGCGGCCGCGGCCCTCGCCGCGGCTGAGGCCGAGATCGTCGCGCTCCAGACCGCCGAACGCGAGGCCGAGCGCGACCGGTCGTCGGCCCAGGCTCGCCTCGAGGCGCTCGAGATGAGCCTGCGCCGCAAGGACGGCGCCGCCACCCTGCTCGAGGCCGCCGACGACGAGCACGGGATCATCGGCACCGTCGCCGCACTCCTGCACGTGCGCGGGGGCCACGAGGCCGCCGTCGCCGCCGCGCTGGGCTGGGCCTCCGAGGCCCTCGCGGTCTCCTCGGCCGACGCCGCCGCGGCCGCCTTCTCCACGTTGCGCGAGCAGGACGCCGGCCGCGCCTCCCTGCTGGTGGGCGCCACCGCGGTCCCGGCCGACCCCGGCTCGTGGCCCGACCTCGGCGGCGACGCCGTGTGGGCGCGCGACGTCGTGGAGGCCCCCGACACCGTGCGTCCCGCCGTCGAGCAGCTGCTCGAGCGGGTGGCGCTGGTGCCCACCGCCGCCCACGCGCTCGCCCTCGTCGACCGCCACCCCGGGATCACCGCCGTCACCGCCGACGGCGACGTCCACGGCCCTGGCTGGGCCCGCGGCGGCAGCAGCGCCGGGGCGAGCCTCCTCGAGGTGCAGGCCGCCGTCGAGGAGACCCGCACCACCCTCGACGAGGCCGGCGCCCGCGTCGAGCGCAGCCGTTTCGCCCTGGCCGCCGCCCGCGAGCGCGAGCGGGCCGCGGCCGACGACGTCGACGCGGCGCTCGAGGCCCTGCACGAGTCCGACGCCCGGATGGCCGCCGTCGCCGAGCGTCTCGGGGCCCTCGGCGCCTCGGTGCGCACCTCGTCGGCCGAGGCCGAGCGGGCGGAGCGGGCGATCGCCGCGGCCCGCGAGAACCTCGAGAGCGACCGGGTCGAGCTCGAGGCCCTCTCGACGCGCCTCGCCGAGGCCGAGGAGCAGCCGGCCGACGACGACACCGACCCCAGCACCGACGAGCGCGACCGCCTCGAGCTCGAGGCCAGCCGCGCGCGCACCGCCGAGACCGAGGTCCGCCTCGCCCTGCGCACCACCGAGGAGCGGGCCCGGGCCCTGAAGGGCCGCGCCGACTCGCTCGAGGGAGCCGCCCGCAACGAGATCGCGGCCCGCGAGCGGCTGCGTGAGCGCCGCGAGCGGCGCCGCCGCGAGGCCGAGGTCGCCGCGGCCGTGCACGAGGCCGCCGGCTGGGCCGGCCACCGGGTGAGCACCGCCCTCGCGCGGGCCGCCCTCCTGCGCGACGCCGCCGAGACCCAGCGGGCCGAGCGCGACCGGGTCGCGGCCACGCTGCGCACCGAGCTCACGGGCGTCCAGGACGAGCTGCGCGACCTCACCGATGCCGCCCACCGCGACGAGATGGCCCGCGCCCGCCAGCTGGCGCGCATCGAGCAGCTCCAGGCCCGTGCCATCGAGGAGCTCGGCATCGACCCGGACGTCCTCACCGCCGAGTACGGGCCCGACCGGCCCGTGCCGCACGTCGCGGGCCCCGACGACGACCCGGCCGCCGTGCCCGAGCCGGTGCCCTACGTCCGCGAGGACCAGGAGAAGCGACTGCGCCGCGCCGAGCGCGCCCTCGGCCAGCTCGGCCGGGTCAACCCGCTCGCGCTCGAGGAGTACGCCGCCCTCGAGGAGCGCCACACCTTCCTGACGACCCAGCTCGAGGACCTCAAGCGCTCCAAGCGCGACCTGCTCGACATCGTCAAGGAGGTCGACGAGCGGGTCGAGCAGGTGTTCACCGAGGCCTACCGCGACACCGAGCGGCAGTTCGAGCGCGTCTTCGAACGCCTCTTCCCCGGCGGCGAGGGCCGGCTGGTGCTCACCGACCCCGACCACATGCTGACCACCGGCATCGAGGTCGAGGCGCGGCCGCCGGGCAAGAAGGTCAAGCGGCTCTCGCTGCTCTCGGGAGGCGAGCGCTCGCTGGTGGCCGTGGCCCTGCTGGTGGCCATCTTCAAGGCACGGCCGAGCCCGTTCTACATCATGGACGAGGTCGAGGCCGCGCTCGACGACACCAACCTCGGCCGCCTCATCACCCTCTTCGAGGAGCTGCGCGACTCCAGCCAGCTCATCGTCATCACCCACCAGAAGCGGACCATGGAGGTCGCCGACGCGCTCTACGGCGTCTCGATGCGCGGCGACGGCGTCACCACGGTGGTCAGCCAGCGTATCCGCGACGTCGCCGCCACCGCGTAG
- a CDS encoding chorismate mutase — protein sequence MSTVPPDLARLRSSIDNIDAALVHLLAERFKCTQAVGELKAAAGLPAADPGREEAQVARLKALADESGLDPRFAEAFLNFIIAEVIHHHEHIAGRAGSE from the coding sequence GTGAGCACCGTCCCCCCGGACCTCGCGCGGCTGCGGTCGAGCATCGACAACATCGACGCCGCGCTCGTCCACCTGCTCGCCGAGCGGTTCAAGTGCACCCAGGCCGTCGGTGAGCTCAAGGCCGCCGCCGGTCTGCCGGCGGCCGACCCCGGGCGCGAGGAGGCCCAGGTGGCGCGGCTGAAGGCGCTGGCCGACGAGTCCGGGCTGGACCCGCGCTTTGCCGAGGCCTTCCTCAACTTCATCATCGCCGAGGTCATCCACCACCACGAGCACATCGCGGGCCGCGCCGGCTCGGAGTGA
- a CDS encoding acylphosphatase, whose amino-acid sequence MSTEGPVRSTVFVRGRVQGVGFRWWTRARALELGLAGWARNTADGRVEVVAEGERGDVERLLALLGPDAVGRPGEAAASVAGRPGAVAATSVPLWAAPRGERGFRER is encoded by the coding sequence GTGAGCACCGAGGGGCCCGTCCGCAGCACCGTCTTCGTCCGCGGGCGGGTGCAGGGGGTGGGCTTCCGCTGGTGGACGCGGGCCCGGGCGCTGGAGCTGGGCCTGGCCGGCTGGGCGCGCAACACCGCCGACGGCCGGGTCGAGGTCGTGGCCGAGGGGGAGCGGGGCGACGTCGAGCGCCTGCTGGCCCTGCTCGGACCGGATGCCGTGGGCCGCCCCGGTGAGGCCGCCGCGAGCGTCGCCGGCCGGCCGGGCGCGGTCGCCGCCACGTCGGTGCCGCTGTGGGCGGCCCCGCGGGGCGAGCGCGGGTTCCGCGAGCGCTGA
- a CDS encoding acyltransferase family protein: MEPHGGGERGGVATVRRPGGEPAAAGDLTPGDGPRRLAGLDGLRALAVVAVVVFHLDPTWLPGGFLGVDVFFVVSGFLITTLLVREHRETGRVDLRAFWARRARRLLPALLLVVPSAVLLARLAEGDLLVGVGRQVLGALTFTSNWLEIGAGSDYFASTSPVLLANLWSLAVEEQFYLLWPPALLLLLLLVARPSPRVAVVGALAAASALAMAWRLDPEHPTRVYYGTDTHAMGLMVGAALALALASPARAGTRSAGWARHRRLVGAVALVVLLGSFVVADERSALTFRGGILLVSLATAALVLVVVERPGRLRALLEVPAARWVGSRSYGIYLWHWPVVLVVGRDLPVAPGGTEYVLTRLWAVLVTLAAADLSYRFVETPVRRRGVRGAFAGLTRRLRAVGTRRARVAWAVVATVAVAVPVVLLTAPERSSVEESLVVREAALSRQTASAGPTPGGTRPSAAPSARTSTPAADTAAWAMPSGAEIDGFGDSMLVGASDAMEYWFDGIRLDARSNRRWSQAPSLVENRGPGLRRAVVLAFGTNFGTDEKAIAATLDAIGPDRMVVIVTVHGRYARAESDNRRLRSAVARRDNVQVADWDAALAGTRGMLQSDDIHPSIRGAHLYSSTVRQAFATLSERHTGRKVTLPAVRIP, encoded by the coding sequence ATGGAGCCGCACGGCGGAGGCGAGCGGGGCGGCGTCGCCACCGTGCGGCGCCCCGGCGGCGAGCCCGCGGCCGCCGGCGACCTCACCCCGGGCGACGGCCCCCGCCGCCTCGCCGGGCTCGACGGCCTGCGCGCGCTGGCGGTCGTCGCCGTCGTCGTCTTCCACCTCGACCCCACGTGGCTGCCCGGCGGCTTCCTCGGGGTCGACGTCTTCTTCGTCGTGTCCGGCTTCCTCATCACCACCCTGCTGGTGCGTGAGCATCGCGAGACCGGCCGCGTCGACCTGCGCGCCTTCTGGGCCCGGCGCGCGCGGCGGCTGCTCCCCGCGCTGCTCCTGGTCGTCCCGTCGGCGGTGCTGCTGGCGCGCCTGGCCGAGGGCGACCTGCTCGTCGGCGTCGGCCGCCAGGTCCTGGGCGCGCTGACCTTCACGTCGAACTGGCTCGAGATCGGCGCGGGCAGCGACTACTTCGCGTCGACCTCCCCGGTGCTGCTGGCCAACCTCTGGTCCCTGGCCGTCGAGGAGCAGTTCTACCTGCTGTGGCCGCCCGCCCTCCTGCTCCTCCTGCTGCTGGTCGCCCGCCCGTCCCCTCGGGTGGCCGTGGTCGGCGCCCTCGCTGCGGCCAGCGCCCTCGCGATGGCCTGGCGCCTCGACCCCGAGCATCCGACCCGCGTCTACTACGGCACCGACACCCACGCCATGGGCCTGATGGTGGGGGCCGCGCTCGCGCTGGCACTGGCCTCCCCCGCCCGGGCCGGTACCCGCAGCGCCGGGTGGGCGCGCCACCGCCGCCTCGTGGGGGCCGTCGCGCTGGTGGTCCTGCTGGGGTCGTTCGTCGTGGCCGACGAGCGCTCGGCCCTGACCTTCCGCGGCGGCATCCTCCTGGTCTCCCTCGCCACCGCGGCCCTGGTCCTCGTGGTCGTCGAGCGGCCCGGGCGGCTGCGGGCCCTGCTCGAGGTGCCGGCCGCCCGCTGGGTGGGGTCCCGCAGCTACGGCATCTACCTGTGGCACTGGCCGGTGGTCCTGGTCGTCGGGCGTGACCTGCCGGTGGCACCGGGCGGCACCGAGTACGTGCTCACCCGGCTCTGGGCCGTGCTGGTCACCCTCGCCGCCGCCGACCTCTCGTACCGGTTCGTCGAGACCCCCGTCCGCCGCCGGGGCGTCCGGGGCGCCTTCGCCGGGCTGACCCGCCGGCTGCGCGCCGTGGGCACCCGCCGGGCGCGGGTGGCCTGGGCCGTGGTCGCGACGGTGGCCGTCGCGGTGCCGGTGGTCCTGCTCACCGCCCCCGAACGCAGCTCGGTCGAGGAGTCGCTCGTCGTGCGTGAGGCCGCCCTCAGCCGGCAGACCGCGAGCGCCGGGCCGACGCCGGGCGGCACCCGGCCCAGCGCCGCCCCGTCCGCCCGCACCAGCACCCCCGCCGCCGACACCGCCGCCTGGGCGATGCCCAGCGGCGCGGAGATCGACGGCTTCGGCGACTCGATGCTGGTGGGCGCCAGCGACGCGATGGAGTACTGGTTCGACGGCATCCGCCTCGACGCCCGCTCCAACCGCCGCTGGAGCCAGGCCCCCTCGCTCGTCGAGAACCGTGGTCCGGGGCTGCGCCGGGCCGTCGTGCTCGCCTTCGGCACCAACTTCGGCACCGACGAGAAGGCCATCGCCGCCACCCTCGACGCCATCGGGCCCGACCGGATGGTCGTCATCGTCACGGTGCACGGGCGCTACGCGCGGGCCGAGTCCGACAACCGCCGGCTGCGTTCGGCCGTCGCCCGGCGCGACAACGTCCAGGTCGCCGACTGGGACGCCGCCCTCGCGGGCACGCGGGGGATGCTGCAGTCCGACGACATCCACCCCAGCATCCGGGGTGCCCACCTCTACAGCAGCACCGTGCGCCAGGCCTTCGCCACGCTCTCGGAGCGCCACACCGGCCGGAAGGTCACGCTCCCGGCCGTGCGGATCCCCTGA
- the mutM gene encoding bifunctional DNA-formamidopyrimidine glycosylase/DNA-(apurinic or apyrimidinic site) lyase, whose protein sequence is MPELPEVEVVRRGLAEHVEGRVLTGVELRGHRVARRHVAGPEDLAARLAGRRVAAVRRRGKYLWWDLEDDLGLLLHLGMSGQLLVAGPDAPDEKHLHARFRFGDGGPELRFVDQRTFGGLVLSDLDPAGVPRTIAHIAPDPLEDAYDQQAVVRRAKAKDSAVKRVLLDQTVVSGIGNIYADEALWRARVHGERPASSLSRPVLASVLDHAAEVMRAALDQGGTSFDALYVNVNGASGYFDRSLAAYGQVGRPCPRCGTPIRREQFMNRSSFSCPRCQPRPRRLRGSARPGA, encoded by the coding sequence GTGCCTGAGCTCCCCGAGGTCGAGGTCGTCCGGCGCGGGCTCGCCGAGCACGTGGAGGGGCGCGTCCTCACCGGCGTCGAGCTGCGCGGCCACCGCGTCGCCCGCCGCCACGTGGCCGGACCCGAGGACCTCGCGGCGCGGCTGGCCGGGCGCCGGGTCGCCGCCGTGCGTCGCCGCGGCAAGTACCTGTGGTGGGACCTCGAGGACGACCTCGGTCTGCTGCTGCACCTGGGGATGAGCGGACAGCTGCTCGTCGCGGGCCCGGACGCCCCCGACGAGAAGCACCTGCACGCGCGCTTCCGTTTCGGCGACGGCGGCCCCGAGCTGCGCTTCGTCGACCAGCGCACCTTCGGCGGCCTGGTCCTCAGCGACCTCGACCCGGCCGGGGTGCCGCGCACCATCGCCCACATCGCTCCCGACCCGCTCGAGGACGCCTACGACCAGCAGGCCGTCGTGCGCCGGGCCAAGGCCAAGGACAGCGCCGTCAAGCGGGTCCTGCTCGACCAGACCGTGGTCTCGGGCATCGGCAACATCTACGCCGACGAGGCGCTGTGGCGGGCCCGGGTCCACGGCGAGCGCCCCGCCTCGTCGCTGAGCAGGCCGGTGCTGGCCTCGGTGCTCGACCATGCGGCCGAGGTGATGCGGGCCGCCCTCGACCAGGGCGGGACCAGCTTCGACGCGCTCTACGTCAACGTCAACGGCGCGTCGGGCTACTTCGACCGCTCGCTCGCCGCCTACGGGCAGGTGGGCCGGCCCTGCCCCCGGTGCGGCACCCCCATCCGCCGCGAGCAGTTCATGAACCGCAGCTCGTTCTCGTGCCCGCGCTGCCAGCCGCGCCCGCGCCGGCTCAGGGGATCCGCACGGCCGGGAGCGTGA
- the rnc gene encoding ribonuclease III — protein sequence MGKGSASADDLVPLRPVSELADHLAGVTGVVVDEALLRRALTHRSYAYEMGGLPHNERLEFLGDSVLGLVVTTTLYEANPDDSEGQLAKLRAAVVNMRALADVGRTLGLGDHVFLGRGEESTGGRDKDSILADTVEAVIGAVYSSAGIEASGLLVHHLIDPLLARSATLGAGLDWKTSLQEICSKHGLGSPEYLVSEDGPEHAKFFEAEVVIGGRALGRGSGRTKKNAEQEAAAHAWGAIRESHEATLPTADHPVSPA from the coding sequence ATGGGGAAGGGCTCGGCGAGCGCCGACGACCTGGTTCCTCTGCGCCCCGTCTCCGAGCTGGCCGACCACCTGGCAGGGGTCACCGGCGTCGTGGTCGACGAGGCGCTGCTCCGTCGCGCCCTGACGCACCGGTCGTACGCCTACGAGATGGGCGGCCTGCCGCACAACGAGCGGCTCGAGTTCCTCGGTGACTCCGTGCTCGGTCTCGTCGTCACGACCACCCTCTACGAGGCGAACCCCGACGACAGTGAGGGCCAGCTCGCGAAGCTGCGCGCCGCGGTCGTCAACATGCGCGCCCTGGCCGACGTCGGTCGCACCCTCGGCCTCGGCGACCACGTGTTCCTGGGCCGGGGCGAGGAGAGCACCGGAGGCCGCGACAAGGACTCGATCCTGGCCGACACCGTCGAGGCCGTCATCGGCGCCGTCTACTCCAGCGCCGGCATCGAGGCCTCGGGCCTGCTCGTGCACCACCTCATCGACCCCCTCCTGGCCCGCTCGGCCACGCTCGGAGCGGGGCTCGACTGGAAGACCAGCCTCCAGGAGATCTGCTCCAAGCACGGCCTGGGCTCGCCCGAGTACCTCGTCAGCGAGGACGGCCCCGAGCACGCCAAGTTCTTCGAGGCCGAGGTCGTCATCGGGGGCAGGGCCCTCGGGCGCGGCTCCGGGCGCACCAAGAAGAACGCCGAGCAGGAGGCCGCCGCGCACGCGTGGGGGGCCATCCGTGAGAGCCACGAGGCCACCCTCCCCACCGCCGACCACCCCGTCAGCCCCGCGTGA
- the rpmF gene encoding 50S ribosomal protein L32: MAVPKRKMSRSNTRSRRANWKATVVTTTTCPQCKALMQPHIACPSCGTYKGRHYGVAERTEHQG, translated from the coding sequence GTGGCCGTTCCGAAGCGGAAGATGTCGCGCTCCAACACCCGCTCGCGCCGCGCCAACTGGAAGGCGACGGTGGTCACCACCACGACCTGCCCGCAGTGCAAGGCGCTCATGCAGCCGCACATCGCGTGCCCGTCGTGCGGCACCTACAAGGGACGCCACTACGGCGTCGCCGAGCGCACCGAGCACCAGGGCTGA
- a CDS encoding YceD family protein, which yields MTRLDPRSPLVLDTKLVGRRPGSMHELEREAGAPSELGTDVIRVEEGSPLLLTLRMESVLEGVLVTGSVRGTATGACVRCLDPVAQPVDGRFQELFVHADRHDHHLAVGDEDADEEYRIEDGLIDLDPVVRDTVVPALPFQPVCRPDCPGLCSVCGQPLAEDPEHQHDEIDPRWAALSALAESPTTTEKRT from the coding sequence ATGACTCGACTCGACCCCCGGTCCCCGTTGGTGCTCGACACCAAGCTCGTGGGCCGGAGACCCGGGTCGATGCACGAGCTGGAGCGTGAGGCGGGAGCGCCGAGCGAGCTCGGCACCGACGTCATCCGCGTCGAGGAGGGGAGCCCGCTCCTGCTCACGCTGCGGATGGAGTCCGTGCTCGAGGGAGTCCTGGTCACCGGTTCGGTGCGCGGCACGGCGACCGGCGCCTGCGTGCGGTGCCTGGACCCCGTCGCCCAACCGGTCGACGGGCGCTTCCAGGAGCTGTTCGTTCACGCCGACCGTCACGACCACCACCTCGCGGTGGGGGACGAGGACGCGGACGAGGAGTACCGGATCGAGGACGGCCTGATCGACCTCGACCCGGTGGTCCGGGACACGGTGGTACCAGCACTGCCGTTCCAGCCGGTGTGCCGGCCGGACTGCCCCGGGTTGTGCTCCGTGTGCGGCCAGCCGCTCGCGGAGGACCCGGAGCACCAGCACGACGAGATCGACCCCCGATGGGCGGCTCTCTCGGCCTTGGCCGAGTCGCCCACGACGACAGAGAAGAGGACCTGA
- the coaD gene encoding pantetheine-phosphate adenylyltransferase translates to MSERVRRAVCPGSYDPVTLGHVDVVVRAAALYDEVVVAVLHNPAKQGTFTVPERVGLVADAVAAAGVTSGVRVEAFADRLLVDVCRDVGAQAVVKGLRSGNDFAYELPMALMNRHLTGVETVFLPGEPSLGHVSSSLVKEVVRYGGDVTGLVPEPVRRALEERLRG, encoded by the coding sequence GTGAGCGAGCGCGTGCGCCGGGCCGTGTGCCCCGGCTCCTACGACCCGGTGACCCTCGGGCACGTCGACGTCGTCGTCCGGGCCGCGGCCCTCTACGACGAGGTCGTCGTCGCGGTGCTGCACAACCCGGCCAAGCAGGGGACCTTCACCGTGCCCGAGCGGGTCGGGCTCGTCGCGGACGCCGTCGCGGCGGCCGGGGTCACCTCCGGCGTCCGGGTCGAGGCGTTCGCCGACCGGCTCCTGGTCGACGTGTGCCGCGACGTCGGCGCGCAGGCCGTCGTCAAGGGCCTGCGCAGCGGCAACGACTTCGCCTACGAGCTGCCCATGGCCCTGATGAACCGCCACCTCACCGGGGTCGAGACCGTCTTCCTGCCGGGGGAGCCGTCGCTCGGGCACGTCTCGAGCTCGCTGGTCAAGGAGGTCGTGCGCTACGGCGGCGACGTCACGGGCCTGGTCCCCGAGCCCGTGCGCCGCGCCCTCGAGGAGCGGCTGCGCGGCTGA
- a CDS encoding hemerythrin domain-containing protein, which yields MSDYDISRPVSGDVLELILDDHRRFEDLLRECRRTDTDRAAARAALSEILVAHATAEEETVYPALRRRADDITEHEAEHGEEEHAEIIEALLAFLQAKGTDTQKYDDALEDLATVVNHHSNEEEQTILNPAREEVALETRETLGVTWATRRNELLEQGCGSEEQVAALLDEAVAEGTLAPAEAREEADAVKAEAKEKASEIEDAAKHDG from the coding sequence ATGAGCGACTACGACATCTCCCGGCCCGTCAGCGGCGACGTCCTCGAGCTCATCCTCGACGACCACCGCCGCTTCGAGGACCTGCTGCGCGAGTGCCGCCGCACCGACACCGACCGCGCAGCGGCCCGCGCCGCCCTCTCCGAGATCCTCGTCGCGCACGCCACGGCCGAGGAGGAGACGGTCTACCCCGCGCTGCGCCGCCGGGCCGACGACATCACCGAGCACGAGGCCGAGCACGGCGAGGAGGAGCACGCCGAGATCATCGAGGCATTGCTGGCGTTCCTGCAGGCCAAGGGCACCGACACCCAGAAGTACGACGACGCCCTCGAGGACCTCGCCACGGTCGTCAACCACCACTCCAACGAGGAGGAGCAGACGATCCTCAACCCGGCTCGCGAGGAGGTCGCGCTCGAGACGCGCGAGACGCTCGGCGTCACCTGGGCGACCCGTCGCAACGAGCTGCTCGAGCAGGGCTGCGGCTCCGAGGAGCAGGTGGCCGCGCTGCTCGACGAGGCCGTCGCCGAGGGCACCCTCGCCCCGGCGGAGGCCCGCGAGGAGGCCGACGCCGTCAAGGCCGAGGCCAAGGAGAAGGCCTCCGAGATCGAGGACGCCGCCAAGCACGACGGCTGA
- the rsmD gene encoding 16S rRNA (guanine(966)-N(2))-methyltransferase RsmD, whose translation MTRVVAGTHGGRTLRTPPGSGTRPTSDRVREALFSALDARDAVRGARVLDLYGGSGALGLEALSRGAASARWVESDRRAAATITANLRALGLTTGRVLPVTVSSALAADPGPDDAADLVLVDPPYDVGEEALAAVLDRLAAGWAAPGALVVVERSTRSPEPAWPPGLERVGKPRRYGETTVWLAERP comes from the coding sequence ATGACCCGGGTCGTCGCGGGCACGCACGGCGGGCGCACCCTGCGCACCCCGCCGGGCTCGGGCACCCGCCCCACCAGCGACCGCGTCCGCGAGGCGCTGTTCTCGGCCCTCGACGCCCGCGACGCGGTGCGCGGCGCCCGGGTGCTCGACCTCTACGGGGGCTCCGGCGCCCTGGGTCTGGAGGCCCTGAGCCGCGGTGCGGCCTCGGCCCGGTGGGTCGAGTCCGACCGGCGGGCGGCCGCCACCATCACCGCCAACCTGCGCGCGCTGGGCCTCACCACCGGCCGCGTCCTGCCCGTCACCGTCTCCTCGGCCCTGGCCGCCGACCCCGGCCCGGACGACGCGGCCGACCTCGTCCTCGTCGACCCGCCCTACGACGTGGGGGAGGAGGCGCTGGCCGCCGTCCTCGACCGCCTCGCGGCCGGCTGGGCGGCCCCAGGCGCGCTCGTCGTCGTCGAGCGATCGACGCGCTCGCCCGAGCCGGCGTGGCCGCCCGGTCTCGAGCGGGTCGGCAAGCCCCGCCGCTACGGCGAGACCACGGTCTGGCTCGCCGAGCGCCCCTGA